In Ischnura elegans chromosome 6, ioIscEleg1.1, whole genome shotgun sequence, one genomic interval encodes:
- the LOC124160958 gene encoding rhodopsin-like → MAAAALMSIPKMAARYAFSNHTVVDRVLPEMLHLIDPHWYQFPPMNPLWHGILGFVIGVLGVISWCGNGVVIYVFSTTKALRTPSNMLVLNLALSDFLMMVIQCPFMLINCFYETWIFGPLMCDLYAFFGSLFGCTSIWTMATISLDRYNVIVKGMAGKPLTIKRALLWLIIVWTHALLWTILPMIGWNRYVPEGNMTSCGTDYLTKEWFHKSYILVYSFFCYFTPLFTIIYSYFFIVQAVAAHERAMKEQAKKMNVASLRSSEQQNTSAECKLAKVALMTITLWFMAWTPYLVINYGGLFESITMTPLVTIWGSVFAKASAVYNPIVYGISHPRYRAALSEKLPCLVCGTTEKGGAADSSVKSDATENSTEKA, encoded by the exons atGGCTGCGGCGGCTCTGATGAGTATTCCCAAGATGGCAGCACGGTATGCGTTTTCTAATCACACCGTTGTAGATAGAGTGCtaccagaaatgctccaccttaTTGACCCTCACTG GTACCAGTTCCCTCCCATGAACCCCCTCTGGCACGGTATCTTGGGATTCGTCATTGGCGTCTTGGGAGTCATCTCGTGGTGCGGCAACGGTGTCGTCATCTACGTGTTCTCGACCACAAAGGCCCTCCGCACCCCGTCCAACATGCTGGTGCTCAACCTCGCCCTATCCGACTTCCTCATGATGGTCATCCAATGTCCATTTATGCTCATCAACTGCTTCTACGAAACATGGATCTTCG GGCCCCTGATGTGTGATTTGTACGCCTTTTTTGGATCACTTTTCGGCTGCACCTCCATCTGGACAATGGCCACAATATCACTCGATCGTTACAACGTCATTGTCAAG GGAATGGCTGGCAAGCCTCTTACCATCAAGAGGGCACTCCTATGGCTAATTATCGTGTGGACGCACGCTCTACTCTGGACCATTTTGCCTATGATCGGCTGGAACAG GTATGTTCCAGAAGGCAATATGACCTCATGCGGAACAGACTACTTGACAAAGGAATGGTTCCACAAGAGTTATATCTTGGTCTACTCTTTCTTTTGCTATTTCACGCCCCTCTTCACCATTATCTACAGTTACTTCTTCATCGTTCAG GCTGTAGCTGCTCATGAAAGAGCCATGAAGGAACAGGCGAAAAAGATGAATGTGGCTTCACTGAGGTCATCAGAGCAGCAGAACACAAGTGCTGAATGCAAGCTAGCTAAG GTTGCTTTAATGACAATTACACTATGGTTCATGGCATGGACACCATACCTTGTCATCAATTACGGAGGTCTCTTCGAAAGTATCACAATGACTCCTCTCGTGACAATATGGGGATCAGTATTCGCCAAGGCTAGTGCAGTCTACAATCCTATTGTCTATGGCATAAG TCACCCTCGGTATAGAGCAGCCCTAAGCGAAAAACTGCCTTGCCTCGTTTGCGGTACCACGGAGAAGGGAGGAGCAGCAGATTCAAGCGTCAAGTCGGACGCAACGGAGAACTCCACGGAGAAGGCATAA
- the LOC124160961 gene encoding rhodopsin-like, with product MASAALLGQPEAARFGASNQTVVDMVLPEMLHLIDPHWYQFPPMNPLWHGILGFVIGCLGVVSWCGNGVVIYVFSCTKSLRTPSNLLVVNLAFSDFCMMVVMCPFMLINCYNETWIFGPLMCELYAFAGSLFGCTSIWTMVTIAMDRYNVIVKGLSGKPLTVKKALLWILLVWVHAAVWTIFPMFGWNRYVPEGNMTACGTDYLTKDWFHKSYILVYSVFCYWLPLFVIIYSYTFIVQAVAAHEKQMRDQAKKMNVASLRSADAQNTSAECKLAKIALMTISLWFMAWTPYLIINFAGIFETMTISPLVTIWGSVFAKANAVYNPIVYGISHPKYRAALNEKLPFLACAAAEPAAPAADNQSSGTAASTEEKA from the exons ATGGCATCTGCAGCGCTGCTGGGTCAACCCGAGGCTGCCCGCTTTGGGGCATCCAACCAGACCGTTGTCGACATGGTCCTTCCGGAAATGTTGCACTTGATTGACCCACACTG GTACCAGTTCCCTCCAATGAACCCCCTGTGGCATGGAATCTTAGGATTCGTCATTGGGTGCCTTGGAGTCGTCTCTTGGTGCGGAAATGGTGTTGTCATCTACGTCTTCTCTTGCACCAAGTCCCTCCGAACTCCATCCAACTTGCTGGTCGTCAATCTTGCCTTCTCCGACTTCTGCATGATGGTCGTCATGTGCCCATTCATGTTGATCAACTGCTACAATGAGACCTGGATCTTCG GGCCTCTGATGTGCGAGCTCTATGCTTTCGCTGGCTCGCTCTTCGGATGCACCTCTATCTGGACCATGGTGACCATTGCCATGGACAGATACAACGTCATCGTCAAG GGATTGTCTGGAAAGCCCCTTACTGTGAAGAAAGCCCTGCTGTGGATTTTGCTCGTGTGGGTGCATGCTGCCGTCTGGACCATCTTCCCAATGTTCGGCTGGAACAG GTATGTCCCAGAGGGCAACATGACCGCCTGCGGCACTGACTACCTGACCAAGGACTGGTTCCACAAGAGCTACATCCTTGTCTACTCCGTGTTCTGCTACTGGCTCCCTCTCTTTGTCATCATCTACTCCTACACCTTCATCGTTCAG GCTGTCGCTGCCCACGAGAAGCAGATGAGGGATCAGGCCAAGAAGATGAACGTGGCCTCCCTCCGATCCGCCGATGCACAGAACACCAGCGCTGAATGCAAGCTGGCCAAG ATCGCCCTGATGACCATCTCCTTGTGGTTCATGGCTTGGACTCCATACCTCATCATCAACTTCGCCGGAATCTTCGAGACCATGACCATCAGCCCCCTCGTGACCATCTGGGGATCCGTCTTCGCCAAGGCCAACGCCGTCTACAACCCAATTGTCTACGGTATCAG CCACCCCAAGTACAGGGCTGCCCTCAACGAGAAGCTGCCATTCCTGGCCTGCGCCGCCGCTGAGCCGGCAGCTCCCGCAGCCGACAACCAGTCCTCCGGCACCGCCGCCTCCACTGAGGAGAAGGCTTAA